From Brassica oleracea var. oleracea cultivar TO1000 chromosome C3, BOL, whole genome shotgun sequence, a single genomic window includes:
- the LOC106334932 gene encoding LOW QUALITY PROTEIN: uncharacterized protein LOC106334932 (The sequence of the model RefSeq protein was modified relative to this genomic sequence to represent the inferred CDS: inserted 2 bases in 1 codon) translates to MGVMGKKLSSLKCEVRVIEARNVEIKSQASTLFVRFYLSAGHNRKIEVNTRELCQKSENLVWDQSFGLECQGNEAAVEELKQQRVVFELRRRKTASFLRKSSRSEVVGRGEVSWESVFESRGMEMXRFVVMSESKTPLFGDGSPVLLKIGLKVQALEMKKTLINKKEKLCACCSSSRDCKSCSCLDYEAFALACALDCI, encoded by the exons ATGGGTGTTATGGGGAAGAAACTTAGTTCACTAAAATGCGAAGTGAGAGTAATAGAAGCAAGAAACGTGGAGATCAAGTCACAAGCTAGTACTCTGTTCGTTAGATTCTATCTCTCTGCAGGACACAACAGAAAGATAGAAGTAAACACAAGAGAGCTCTGTCAGAAATCAGAAAATCTCGTATGGGATCAATCTTTTGGTCTGGAGTGTCAAGGCAACGAAGCAGCAGTCGAGGAGTTAAAGCAACAAAGAGTCGTTTTCGAGCTAAGGAGGAGGAAAACAGCTTCTTTTTTAAGGAAGTCATCGAGATCAGAGGTTGTAGGGAGAGGGGAAGTCTCGTGGGAATCGGTTTTCGAGTCAAGGGGCATGGAGAT GAGATTTGTAGTGATGAGTGAATCAAAAACCCCGCTGTTTGGAGATGGGAGCCCTGTCTTGTTGAAGATAGGTTTGAAAGTCCAAGCTTTAGAGATGAAGAAGACGTTGATCAATAAGAAAGAGAAGCTTTGTGCATGTTGTAGCAGTAGTAGAGACTGTAAAAGCTGTAGTTGCTTAGATTACGAAGCTTTTGCTTTAGCTTGTGCTCTAGATTGTATTTAA
- the LOC106334931 gene encoding asparagine synthetase [glutamine-hydrolyzing] 2: MCGILAVLGCIDNSQAKRSRIIELSRRLRHRGPDWSGLHSHEDCYLAHERLAIIDPTSGDQPLYNQDKTVVVTVNGEIYNHKILREKLKSHQFWTGSDCEVIAHLYEEHGEEFIDMLDGMFAFVLLDTRDKSFIAARDAIGVIPLYIGWGVDGSVWFASEMKALSDDCEQFMAFPPGHIYSSKQGGLRRWYNPPWYSELVPSTLPSTPYDPLVLRNAFEQAVIKRLMTDVPFGVLLSGGLDSSLVASVALHHLEKSEAAQWGSQLHTFCIGVAGS, translated from the exons ATGTGTGGGATACTGGCAGTCCTTGGTTGCATCGACAACTCTCAAGCTAAACGTTCTCGTATCATCGAGCTCTCTCGCAG ATTGAGGCATAGAGGTCCTGACTGGAGTGGACTCCATAGCCATGAAGATTGTTACCTTGCTCATGAGCGTTTAGCCATCATTGACCCAACTTCCGGAGACCAGCCTCTCTATAACCAAGACAAGACCGTCGTTGTCACT GTCAATGGAGAGATATACAACCACAAGATCCTGCGTGAGAAGCTGAAGTCTCATCAGTTCTGGACTGGTAGTGACTGTGAAGTCATTGCTCATCTT TATGAAGAACATGGAGAGGAGTTTATTGACATGTTGGATGGAATGTTTGCCTTTGTCCTTCTTGATACACGTGACAAGAGTTTTATAGCTGCAAGGGACGCTATTGGTGTCATCCCCTTATACATTGGATGGGGTGTTGATG GTTCTGTCTGGTTTGCTTCTGAGATGAAGGCACTTAGTGATGATTGTGAGCAGTTTATGGCTTTCCCTCCAGGCCACATCTATTCAAGTAAACAAG GAGGGCTTAGGAGGTGGTACAATCCTCCATGGTACTCTGAGCTGGTTCCTTCAACCCTTCCTTCAACCCCATATGATCCTTTAGTCCTCCGCAATGCCTTTGAGCAG GCTGTGATAAAGAGACTAATGACTGATGTGCCTTTCGGAGTTCTTCTCTCTGGAGGTTTAGACTCCTCCCTCGTTGCTTCAGTTGCACTACACCATTTGGAAAAATCTGAAGCTGCTCAATGGGGTTCACAGTTGCATACATTTTGCATTG GGGTCGCCGGATCTTAA
- the LOC106328991 gene encoding CMP-sialic acid transporter 5: MAASNGAKSPSKMGPKVLFYSLLLTLQYGAQPLISKRCIGKEVIVTSSVLTCEIVKVVCALILMARDGSLKGLAKEWTLMGSLTASGLPAAIYALQNSLLQISYRSLDSLTFSILNQTKIFFTAFFTFIILRQKQSVQQIGALCLLIMAAVLLSVGEGSNKTSSSGINPEQVLFSGIIPVLVASVLSGLASSLCQWASQVKKHSSYLMTVEMSIVGSLCMLASTLKSPDGEAIKRHGFFHGWTALTLVPVISNALGGILVGLVTSHAGGVRKGFVIVSALLVTALLQFAFEGKPPSSYCLVALPLVISSISLYQKYPYLDKKKKKV; the protein is encoded by the exons ATGGCGGCGTCTAACGGAGCAAAGAGTCCTTCGAAGATGGGCCCTAAGGTTTTGTTTTACTCCTTACTGCTAACGCTTCAGTACGGAGCACAGCCTCTGATCTCCAAACGCTGCATCGG GAAGGAGGTTATTGTAACTTCATCCGTTTTGACATGCGAGATTGTTAAG GTTGTATGTGCTCTGATTCTCATGGCAAGAGATGGTAGTTTGAAAGGGTTAGCAAAAGAGTGGACGTTGATGGGATCCTTGACCGCATCTGGACTTCCTGCAGCCATATATGCACTTCAGAACAGTTTGCTTCAGATCTCCTACAGGAGTCTTGACTCCTTGACTTTTTCTATTCTCAACCAGACCAAAATCTTTTTCACTGCATTCTTTACATTCATCATACTAAGGCAGAAGCAATCAGTTCAACAAATAGGAGCTTTGTGTTTATTGATCATGGCAGCAGTCCTTCTAAGTGTTGGTGAAGGCTCTAACAAGACTTCTTCAAGTGGCATTAATCCGGAACAGGTGCTGTTTTCTGGAATCATCCCGGTCTTGGTAGCCTCTGTGCTCTCGGGTTTAGCCTCTTCTCTATGTCAATGGGCTTCTCAGGTCAAGAAGCATTCATCATACTTAATGACAGTAGAAATGTCTATTGTTGGAAGCCTCTGCATGTTAGCAAGTACCCTTAAATCTCCAGATGGTGAAGCCATCAAAAGACATGGTTTCTTTCATGGTTGGACTGCTTTAACCCTG GTCCCAGTTATAAGCAATGCTCTCGGTGGAATACTCGTTGGCCTAGTTACATCACATGCTGGTGGTGTAAGAAAG GGATTTGTGATTGTCTCGGCATTACTTGTCACCGCTCTGCTGCAGTTTGCGTTTGAAGGAAAACCGCCTTCATCTTATTGTCTCGTAGCTCTTCCTCTCGTGATCAGTAGTATCTCATTGTACCAGAAATATCCATACCTGGACAAGAAGAAGAAGAAGGTCTAA
- the LOC106330494 gene encoding ATPase 5, plasma membrane-type-like translates to MIPQLSKRRIFGIAVAGPNDAARGVFDIVLTEPGLSVIISAVLTSRAIFQRMKNYTFGFMFIALLWEFDFTPFIAILNNGAIMTISKDNVKPSPQPDSWKLIEIFSTGVMFRGYQALMTVVFFWAMIDTDIFSNMFGVRPLSQRPEQIMAALYLQVSISGQALIFVTRSRSWSYVESPGLLLLGAFVIAQLIGNFESMWFSTSVDEVK, encoded by the exons ATGATACCCCAGCTCTCAAAAAGGCGGATATTTGGTATAGCTGTTGCTGGTCCTAATGATGCTGCAAGAGGCGTTTTTGATATTGTTCTCACAGAACCTGGACTGAGCGTTATCATCAGTGCAGTTCTTACCAGTAGAGCCATATTCCAAAGAATGAAAAACTACACT TTTGGCTTCATGTTCATTGCTCTCCTATGGGAGTTTGATTTCACGCCTTTCATAGCAATCTTAAACAATG GAGCAATCATGACAATATCAAAGGACAACGTGAAGCCATCTCCACAGCCAGATAGCTGGAAACTCATAGAAATATTCTCGACTGGAGTCATGTTTCGAGGCTACCAGGCCTTGATGACTGTCGTTTTCTTCTGGGCGATGATAGACACTGATATTTTCTCG AACATGTTTGGTGTGAGACCATTGAGTCAACGTCCTGAACAAATCATGGCTGCTCTGTATCTACAAGTTAGCATCTCAGGTCAGGCTCTCATCTTCGTCACCAGGTCCCGTAGCTGGTCCTACGTCGAATCCCCTGGTCTTCTCTTACTTGGTGCATTTGTCATAGCTCAATTG ATCGGTAACTTTGAGAGTATGTGGTTTTCTACCTCTGTGGATGAGGTCAAGTAA